The following are encoded together in the Picrophilus oshimae DSM 9789 genome:
- a CDS encoding TrpB-like pyridoxal phosphate-dependent enzyme, protein MIRYDLKQSEMPRKWYNIIPDLPEEVPMPLDENGEAMELLKRAVPSKILEHEFSHERYIDIPEPVYEKYMMVGRPTPIIRAKKFEEYLGNNIKIYMKMESYTYTGSHKINSALAHVYYAKQDNADFVSSETGAGQWGAAVSLAAALNNIKAHIFMVRTSYYAKPYRKFQMEMYGADVHPSPSDFTAYGKELLKKDPENPGSLGIAISDAMKYALENNGKYIAGSVINADILYKTIAGQEALLQMKMTGDDPDYIIGVVGGGSNYAALAFPFLGEELRENNIRRKYIAAGSLEVPKMTRGVYKYDFADTAGVLPMLKMYTIGADFIPPPVFAGGLRYHAVAPLLSLLMHRGIVSSRDYSQEESFKYAQLFSKIEGYIPAPETSHALPILKEIADEAERTHEKKTVLVSFSGHGLLDLANYADALGLK, encoded by the coding sequence ATGATAAGATATGATCTAAAGCAGAGCGAGATGCCAAGGAAATGGTATAATATTATACCTGATTTACCTGAAGAGGTTCCAATGCCCCTTGATGAAAACGGCGAGGCCATGGAACTGCTTAAAAGGGCCGTACCATCAAAGATCCTTGAACATGAGTTCTCACACGAAAGGTATATAGATATACCAGAGCCGGTTTATGAAAAATACATGATGGTTGGCCGCCCAACACCGATAATAAGGGCAAAAAAATTTGAGGAATACCTTGGAAATAATATAAAAATATACATGAAGATGGAATCTTACACATATACCGGATCGCATAAAATAAACAGTGCCCTGGCACATGTATACTATGCAAAACAGGATAACGCAGATTTTGTTTCCAGTGAAACCGGCGCCGGCCAGTGGGGGGCGGCTGTTTCACTTGCCGCGGCTCTTAATAATATAAAAGCACACATATTTATGGTCAGAACGAGCTATTACGCAAAACCATACAGAAAATTTCAAATGGAGATGTATGGTGCAGATGTCCATCCAAGCCCATCAGATTTTACAGCATATGGAAAAGAACTATTAAAAAAAGATCCAGAAAATCCGGGGTCCCTGGGCATAGCAATAAGTGATGCAATGAAGTATGCACTTGAAAACAATGGAAAGTACATTGCCGGCAGTGTTATAAATGCGGATATATTATACAAAACAATAGCAGGCCAGGAGGCGCTTTTACAGATGAAGATGACCGGTGATGACCCTGATTATATAATAGGTGTTGTCGGTGGCGGTTCAAATTACGCGGCCCTTGCATTTCCATTTCTTGGTGAGGAGCTTCGTGAGAATAATATAAGAAGAAAGTACATAGCTGCTGGCTCTCTTGAGGTACCAAAAATGACAAGGGGCGTTTATAAATATGATTTTGCAGATACAGCAGGCGTTCTTCCAATGCTGAAGATGTACACAATTGGCGCTGACTTCATACCGCCACCTGTTTTCGCCGGCGGGTTAAGATACCATGCGGTTGCACCTTTGTTAAGCCTGTTAATGCATCGTGGCATAGTTTCCTCAAGGGACTATTCACAGGAAGAATCATTTAAATACGCACAGCTGTTCTCAAAGATAGAGGGCTATATACCGGCACCTGAGACATCACATGCGCTGCCGATTCTAAAGGAAATAGCGGACGAGGCCGAGAGGACCCATGAAAAGAAGACCGTTCTTGTAAGCTTCTCGGGCCATGGCCTGCTTGACCTTGCAAACTATGCGGATGCTCTTGGATTAAAGTAA
- the msrA gene encoding peptide-methionine (S)-S-oxide reductase MsrA: protein MEDVCYLAGGCFWCMEAVFKDIYGINDVQPGYAGGTTVNPTYEEVCSQRTGHTETVRIRYDPEKISFDDILEIYFSVIDPTTLNRQGEDVGTNYRTAIFYINEYQKERAVNYIKNLEASGKYSKIVVSVEPYKNFYPAEDYHKNYFERHPEQGYCRVVIKPKVEKVRQKFFYKINNQ from the coding sequence ATGGAAGATGTATGCTATCTCGCAGGCGGCTGCTTCTGGTGCATGGAGGCTGTTTTCAAGGATATATACGGTATAAATGATGTTCAGCCGGGCTATGCCGGTGGAACAACTGTAAACCCAACCTATGAGGAAGTTTGCAGCCAGAGAACAGGTCATACCGAAACTGTAAGAATAAGGTACGATCCTGAAAAGATAAGCTTTGATGACATTCTTGAGATATATTTCTCTGTCATTGATCCCACAACACTGAACAGGCAGGGAGAGGATGTTGGAACAAACTACAGAACGGCAATATTTTATATAAATGAATATCAAAAAGAAAGAGCTGTTAATTACATAAAAAATCTTGAGGCCTCAGGTAAATACAGCAAAATAGTTGTTTCAGTTGAACCATATAAAAACTTTTATCCAGCAGAGGATTACCATAAAAACTACTTTGAAAGGCATCCTGAACAGGGTTACTGCAGGGTAGTTATTAAACCAAAGGTTGAAAAGGTCAGGCAAAAATTCTTTTATAAAATAAATAACCAGTAA
- a CDS encoding DUF929 domain-containing protein, with protein MNKRYVNLIIIIISVLIAVILIGTIAIQPLEEPSGKFFRINGKSSDINIIFVSWLGCPIGASLSWPLYFALLKYGNLSYYEWHSDPNDVYPDTPGLIFKGYFSNTINATFIYLYNETLTGNQNNETINGNLVSYGLSELKSELPCNYYKIIKKYTTIDWISGSLFESSADSVSPHHINTVLLISGPNGSYFLNGALYNPGNISIYGDNYLLKYGDKIKFIRSAEENILEHISMVE; from the coding sequence ATGAACAAAAGATATGTAAATTTAATTATAATCATTATATCTGTTCTTATTGCAGTTATTTTAATCGGTACCATTGCAATACAGCCACTTGAGGAACCGTCAGGTAAATTTTTCAGGATAAATGGAAAAAGCAGCGATATCAATATTATATTCGTAAGCTGGCTTGGCTGTCCAATAGGTGCATCATTATCATGGCCCCTGTACTTTGCACTTTTAAAATATGGAAATTTATCATATTACGAATGGCATTCCGATCCTAATGACGTTTATCCAGATACCCCGGGATTAATATTTAAAGGTTATTTCTCAAATACAATAAATGCAACATTCATTTATTTATACAATGAAACATTAACAGGAAATCAAAATAATGAAACGATAAATGGAAACCTTGTTTCATATGGTCTTTCAGAATTAAAATCCGAGCTACCATGCAATTATTACAAGATCATTAAGAAGTATACCACAATTGACTGGATATCAGGCAGTCTCTTTGAGAGCAGTGCCGATTCTGTCTCACCGCACCATATTAATACCGTTCTATTAATATCAGGACCAAATGGATCCTATTTTTTAAACGGCGCACTTTACAATCCTGGTAATATATCAATATATGGAGACAACTACCTTTTAAAATACGGTGATAAAATAAAATTTATAAGATCTGCAGAGGAAAACATACTTGAACATATATCAATGGTTGAATAA
- a CDS encoding potassium channel family protein — protein MNFFIIFKRIRKITRRNMFKSIIILIAIIIYSVFSEYILENPIRSSGIHNLFTSLWWTMQTITTVGYGDTPVYGFYGRINGMLIMVFGIGTIGYVTASLATILIDSRLSARFGDVMALESRHVIICNFNSETKKILKMIDSIGLDIVILSENEPELKEYTYVKGMAIKERDLIKAGIKKALTVIVFAKNDDRDSLAIDAETILSAMVIKKLNKNVHVIAELLNPDSREHASAFVDETIVHGDVTAELIAASIMNPGITNLFSTISQFIKEQVINDDDKRMNYKDFYIKMLNSGKNVIAFKKGNSVIIKPDDELSNYDAFFYI, from the coding sequence ATGAATTTTTTTATTATATTTAAAAGAATACGTAAAATAACAAGAAGAAACATGTTTAAATCAATTATCATTTTAATAGCGATAATTATATACTCGGTATTCTCAGAATATATTCTTGAAAATCCAATAAGATCAAGCGGCATACATAATTTATTCACAAGCCTTTGGTGGACAATGCAGACAATAACAACAGTTGGCTATGGTGACACACCTGTATATGGTTTCTACGGACGCATCAACGGTATGCTTATAATGGTGTTTGGCATAGGCACAATAGGATATGTCACAGCCTCACTGGCAACGATACTAATAGATTCAAGATTATCTGCAAGGTTTGGTGATGTTATGGCCCTTGAAAGCAGGCATGTTATAATATGCAATTTCAATTCAGAGACAAAAAAGATATTGAAGATGATAGATTCAATTGGTCTTGACATAGTTATATTATCCGAGAATGAACCTGAATTGAAGGAGTATACATATGTAAAGGGTATGGCCATAAAGGAAAGGGATTTAATAAAGGCCGGGATAAAGAAGGCCCTAACAGTGATAGTATTTGCAAAAAACGATGACCGTGATTCCCTTGCAATAGATGCAGAAACGATACTATCTGCAATGGTTATAAAGAAATTAAACAAAAATGTTCATGTAATTGCTGAACTTTTAAATCCTGACAGCAGGGAGCATGCCAGTGCCTTTGTTGATGAAACAATAGTCCACGGTGATGTTACCGCAGAGCTCATTGCTGCATCGATAATGAATCCAGGAATAACAAATCTTTTTAGCACGATATCACAGTTCATAAAGGAACAGGTCATTAACGACGATGATAAAAGAATGAATTATAAGGACTTTTATATTAAAATGCTTAACAGCGGAAAGAATGTAATAGCATTTAAAAAGGGCAATTCAGTAATAATAAAGCCGGATGATGAATTATCAAATTATGATGCATTCTTTTATATATAA
- a CDS encoding FAD-binding oxidoreductase, giving the protein MNDVINEIIKAAGINNVLTDNEHLIIYRKGSIDRMEKIPLCVVKITDENIISRVLKIASKYHLNVIARGGGSSPTGAVVPVENTIVLDMRPLNNIRVNFKDGYVEAYAGATLQEVNNECMKYGYFFPPDPSSVSTATVGGAVNENSGGMRCARYGVVKDWVLKLDCVLANGEETSFGETIYKNRGGFNLVDLICGSEGTLCIVKKAYLKILGLPGKIYRIAGFYDNIDDAMDAILKIRMLNPLILEFADYYGIAAANKIKRFNYPEVNGGMVLVDTDFSQDDFNKIKNIIEERAMKIVVPKGKEFDEIFEIRRIAFAAPGLLYPGFIDGDIVVPISRLSEALKGIDNIRRKYNVYIATCGHAGDGNLHPQVGADPGEQWNNAVSAMNEINMLAIKLGGSVSGEHGIGKTKIGMLKEQFRYKNQEKSLYFMNKIKKIFDPDNILNRGDFID; this is encoded by the coding sequence ATGAATGATGTTATTAATGAAATTATAAAAGCGGCAGGTATTAATAACGTTTTAACCGATAACGAGCATTTAATAATTTACAGAAAGGGAAGCATAGACAGGATGGAAAAGATTCCGCTATGCGTTGTTAAAATTACAGATGAAAATATTATATCAAGGGTATTAAAAATAGCATCAAAATACCATTTAAATGTCATAGCACGTGGTGGCGGTTCAAGCCCAACAGGGGCAGTTGTCCCTGTTGAAAACACGATTGTACTTGACATGAGGCCATTAAATAATATAAGAGTGAATTTTAAAGATGGCTACGTGGAGGCATATGCCGGTGCAACATTGCAGGAGGTAAACAATGAATGCATGAAATACGGCTATTTCTTTCCACCGGATCCATCAAGTGTGAGTACAGCAACAGTTGGCGGGGCAGTAAATGAGAATTCCGGCGGCATGCGATGTGCAAGGTATGGTGTTGTCAAGGACTGGGTGTTAAAGCTTGACTGTGTTCTGGCAAACGGCGAGGAGACGAGTTTTGGTGAAACAATATATAAAAACCGCGGCGGCTTTAACCTTGTCGATCTAATATGTGGCAGCGAGGGGACACTGTGCATAGTTAAAAAGGCCTATCTAAAGATACTTGGCCTTCCAGGAAAGATATACAGAATAGCAGGTTTTTATGATAATATTGATGATGCCATGGATGCCATTTTAAAAATAAGAATGTTAAATCCATTAATACTTGAATTCGCTGATTATTATGGAATAGCAGCAGCAAACAAAATAAAGCGATTTAATTATCCTGAGGTTAATGGCGGCATGGTTCTTGTGGATACAGATTTCAGCCAGGATGATTTCAATAAAATAAAAAATATAATAGAAGAGAGGGCAATGAAAATTGTTGTTCCTAAAGGGAAAGAGTTTGATGAAATATTTGAAATAAGAAGGATTGCCTTTGCCGCACCAGGACTTCTTTACCCGGGCTTTATAGACGGTGATATAGTGGTTCCAATTTCAAGATTAAGCGAGGCACTAAAGGGCATTGATAATATAAGAAGAAAATACAATGTTTATATAGCAACATGTGGCCATGCCGGTGATGGAAATTTACACCCACAGGTTGGTGCCGATCCAGGTGAACAATGGAATAATGCAGTTTCAGCAATGAACGAGATAAACATGCTCGCAATAAAACTCGGCGGCTCAGTATCCGGCGAGCATGGCATAGGAAAAACAAAGATTGGTATGCTTAAAGAACAGTTTAGATACAAGAACCAGGAAAAGAGCCTTTACTTCATGAATAAAATAAAGAAAATCTTCGATCCTGATAATATTTTAAACAGGGGTGATTTTATTGATTGA